The Emcibacter nanhaiensis genome window below encodes:
- a CDS encoding TonB-dependent receptor encodes MTKMHTEKKALVRRRAVSLSAAVSLLVLAGPATSYAEMVLEEITVTAQKRSESLQDVGITMSAFTENDMKDLNVGDTQEIAANIPNVQVNYGFGQNAFNIRGLGINEFSSNLDSPVAVHLDEVYISKNFMTGMILFDVERVEALKGPQGTLFGRNTTGGSVNFYTRKPTEEFEAGATLGYGNYKSFQGEAYISGPLSDRVQGRLSGMFVDQGDGFYENVTLGEDEGKTKKYALRGQLQWTGEDTSVLGSLHYGKDTSEMPPYEGIGIFTPESLAAGTPAFCTPYLDGTVTGASSGCVRGTDGLYPGDDDPFTSEGDFKHDADNTSIGGMLRIEHDFDGLTLTSISGVEYFERDQRENSDGSPLSTIDVYWYQKITQYTQELRLTSDSDGIWNYILGAYYEHDDLEDADYLTVAAGAAPGYYTHFNQDVDALAVFFHNDIDVTDTLSLVAGVRWSWEKTAIDGGTSAGTGIISDGGIQMPDTILVDLAVSNDIDGGNSRTDEDVSFKVGIEWKPELSGETFDDLLVYFNISTGFRSGGYNAAFAGSQDAFTSLAPEKITAYEGGIKATLADRRLQWNAAVFRYDFRDGYINVDSDTAPVPVTINAADIETWGAETDLHWLPLDGMDIKLGAAWLDAAIESDITSGGTSLKGFHPVNSPEWSMNGQIRYEFNLTDDILMSVSGSANWRDKQYLEAINAPANLEDSYWLVDARATIFSADDSWSVSLWGKNLTDTEYRTYVNDLPGFGWMLNIYGPPRTYGITASFNF; translated from the coding sequence ATGACAAAGATGCATACCGAAAAGAAAGCCTTGGTGAGACGCCGGGCCGTCAGCCTGTCTGCAGCCGTATCTCTGCTTGTGCTGGCAGGCCCGGCGACTTCCTACGCGGAAATGGTGCTGGAAGAAATCACCGTTACCGCACAAAAACGCAGCGAATCCCTGCAGGATGTCGGCATCACCATGTCCGCCTTCACAGAAAACGACATGAAAGACCTGAATGTCGGGGATACCCAGGAAATTGCCGCAAATATCCCGAACGTCCAGGTTAACTATGGCTTCGGCCAGAATGCCTTTAATATCCGCGGGTTGGGGATCAATGAATTCTCCTCAAACCTGGACTCGCCTGTAGCCGTTCACCTGGACGAGGTTTATATTTCCAAAAACTTCATGACGGGCATGATCCTTTTTGATGTGGAGCGTGTCGAGGCCCTGAAGGGACCGCAAGGTACCTTGTTTGGACGCAATACCACCGGCGGGTCCGTCAACTTCTACACCCGCAAGCCGACCGAGGAATTCGAGGCCGGCGCAACCCTCGGCTATGGCAACTACAAAAGCTTCCAGGGCGAAGCCTATATCAGCGGCCCCTTGTCCGACAGGGTTCAGGGACGCCTGTCCGGCATGTTTGTCGACCAGGGCGATGGTTTCTATGAGAATGTCACCCTGGGTGAAGACGAAGGGAAAACAAAGAAATATGCGCTCCGGGGCCAGTTGCAATGGACCGGAGAAGACACCTCAGTGCTCGGCTCCCTGCATTATGGCAAGGACACTTCGGAAATGCCGCCCTATGAAGGGATCGGTATATTCACCCCGGAATCCCTGGCGGCAGGAACACCGGCCTTCTGTACGCCTTATCTTGACGGCACCGTCACCGGCGCCTCATCCGGGTGTGTACGCGGTACGGACGGCCTTTATCCCGGCGACGATGATCCGTTCACGTCCGAAGGCGACTTCAAACATGATGCGGACAATACCTCCATCGGCGGCATGCTGCGGATCGAACATGATTTCGACGGCCTGACCCTGACCTCCATCAGCGGCGTGGAATATTTTGAACGGGATCAGCGGGAAAATTCCGACGGCAGCCCACTCTCCACCATCGACGTATACTGGTACCAGAAGATCACCCAGTACACCCAGGAACTGCGCCTGACCTCTGACAGCGACGGGATCTGGAACTATATCCTCGGCGCCTATTATGAACATGACGACCTGGAAGACGCCGATTATCTGACCGTTGCGGCAGGGGCCGCTCCTGGCTATTACACCCACTTCAACCAGGACGTCGATGCGCTTGCGGTCTTTTTCCACAACGACATCGATGTGACCGACACTCTCAGCCTGGTAGCCGGAGTCCGCTGGTCTTGGGAAAAAACCGCCATTGACGGCGGGACCTCAGCCGGTACGGGAATTATTTCTGACGGCGGCATCCAGATGCCGGACACCATACTGGTCGACCTTGCCGTTTCCAACGACATTGACGGCGGTAACAGCCGGACCGACGAAGATGTTTCCTTCAAGGTCGGCATTGAATGGAAGCCGGAACTGAGTGGCGAGACCTTTGACGACTTGCTGGTCTATTTCAATATTTCCACCGGCTTCCGCTCCGGGGGCTATAATGCCGCCTTTGCCGGATCCCAGGATGCCTTCACGTCCCTCGCTCCGGAGAAAATCACCGCCTATGAGGGCGGCATCAAAGCCACCCTTGCCGATCGCCGCCTGCAATGGAACGCCGCCGTATTCCGCTATGACTTCCGCGACGGCTATATCAATGTGGACAGCGATACAGCACCGGTTCCGGTGACCATCAACGCCGCGGACATAGAAACCTGGGGCGCGGAAACCGATCTGCACTGGTTGCCGCTGGACGGCATGGACATCAAACTCGGCGCCGCCTGGCTTGATGCCGCCATCGAAAGCGACATCACCAGCGGCGGCACAAGCCTGAAGGGATTCCATCCCGTAAACTCCCCGGAATGGTCCATGAATGGCCAGATCCGCTACGAGTTCAACCTCACCGATGACATCCTGATGTCGGTCTCCGGCAGCGCCAACTGGCGGGACAAACAATATCTGGAGGCGATCAACGCCCCGGCCAACCTGGAGGACAGCTACTGGCTGGTCGACGCCCGGGCAACAATCTTCAGTGCCGACGACAGCTGGTCCGTCTCCCTGTGGGGCAAGAACCTCACCGATACGGAATACCGCACTTATGTCAATGACCTGCCCGGGTTCGGCTGGATGCTCAACATCTACGGCCCGCCGCGCACCTACGGCATCACCGCCAGCTTTAACTTTTAA
- a CDS encoding class II histone deacetylase has protein sequence MKKTGFVFHELYTWHDTGNYAGFLAPGFPLQPGLHNENPETKRRFNNLLVASGLSNRLTPIEPREATEEEIMLFHTPDYVRKVKALSDGEGGDAGELTHVGKGSYEIAKLSAGGVIEAVNAVMSGKCDNAYALVRPPGHHADADTGRGFCIFGNVVIAARYALKHLNTKKIAVVDWDVHHGNGTETAFYNDPNVLTISLHQDNWYPQGRGLVADVGEGDGEGYNINLPLPPGSGVGAYKAAFERVVAPALRTFQPDLIFVASGFDASAFDPLGRQMMHSRGYAELTKIVMDAADDVCGGKIVMCHEGGYSAYYVPFCGLAVLEQLSGVNSGVEDPYLDFAAGMAKQDLQPAQNDLISEVESICQKYRLI, from the coding sequence ATGAAAAAAACTGGCTTTGTCTTTCACGAACTATATACGTGGCATGATACCGGAAACTATGCCGGGTTCCTGGCTCCCGGCTTTCCCCTGCAACCCGGACTGCACAATGAAAACCCGGAAACCAAACGTCGCTTCAACAACCTGTTGGTGGCCAGCGGACTGAGCAACCGCCTGACGCCGATCGAACCGAGAGAGGCAACCGAAGAGGAAATCATGCTTTTCCATACGCCGGACTATGTCCGGAAGGTCAAGGCCCTGAGCGATGGCGAGGGCGGCGACGCCGGAGAACTGACCCATGTGGGCAAAGGCAGCTATGAAATTGCAAAACTCTCTGCGGGCGGCGTTATCGAAGCCGTCAATGCAGTCATGTCAGGCAAATGTGACAACGCCTATGCTCTTGTCCGCCCGCCGGGGCATCATGCAGATGCGGATACGGGACGCGGTTTCTGTATCTTTGGAAATGTGGTAATCGCCGCCCGCTATGCCCTGAAACATCTGAACACCAAAAAAATCGCTGTTGTGGACTGGGATGTCCACCACGGCAACGGGACCGAGACCGCCTTTTACAACGACCCGAACGTATTGACCATATCCCTGCACCAGGACAATTGGTACCCCCAGGGCCGCGGACTGGTCGCGGATGTCGGTGAAGGCGACGGCGAAGGCTACAACATCAATCTTCCTCTGCCGCCGGGATCCGGTGTCGGCGCCTACAAGGCCGCCTTTGAACGGGTGGTGGCCCCGGCTCTCCGCACCTTTCAGCCGGACCTGATTTTTGTGGCTTCCGGCTTTGACGCCAGCGCCTTCGATCCGCTGGGCCGCCAGATGATGCACTCCCGGGGCTATGCGGAACTGACGAAGATCGTCATGGACGCGGCCGATGACGTCTGCGGCGGCAAAATTGTGATGTGTCACGAAGGGGGCTACAGCGCCTATTACGTGCCGTTCTGTGGCCTTGCCGTCCTGGAACAGCTTTCCGGCGTCAACAGCGGCGTAGAGGACCCCTATCTGGACTTTGCCGCCGGCATGGCGAAACAGGATCTGCAGCCGGCCCAAAATGACCTGATCAGTGAAGTGGAATCCATCTGCCAGAAATACCGGCTGATTTGA